Proteins encoded together in one Chrysemys picta bellii isolate R12L10 chromosome 22, ASM1138683v2, whole genome shotgun sequence window:
- the TSPAN31 gene encoding tetraspanin-31, producing the protein MVCGGGFACSRNALCALNVVYVLVGLLLIGVAAWGKSFGIVSSIHIIGGVIAVGVFLLLIAIVGLIGAIHHHQVMLFFYMVILGLVFLFQLGVSCSCLALNTSREESLFRATWDILSNKTRNEIEVNLNCCGLLNNTNDPVAIRTFQMDYNLCTAMCKDNTTTGHGPSCPKCGEKMLKHSDEALKILGGVGLFFSFTEILGVLLAMRYRNQKDPRANPSAFL; encoded by the exons ATGGTGTGCGGCGGCGGCTTCGCCTGCTCCCGCAACGCGCTCTGCGCCCTCAACGTGGTCTACGTG CTGGTTGGGTTGTTGCTGATCGGCGTGGCTGCCTGGGGGAAAAGCTTTGGCATTGTCTCCAGCATCCACATCATCGGCGGAGTCATCGCCGTGGGCGTGTTCCTGCTGCTCATTGCCATCGTGGGACTCATCGGGGCTATCCACCACCACCAAGTCATGCTCTTCTTC TACATGGTCATTTTGGGGCTCGTCTTTCTCTTCCAGTTGGGAGTCTCCTGTTCGTGTCTGGCCCTTAACACAAGCAGAGAG GAGAGTCTCTTCCGCGCCACCTGGGACATCCTGAGCAACAAGACCCGCAACGAGATCGAGGTGAATCTGAACTGCTGCGGGCTGCTAAACAACACCAATGACCCTGTCGCCATCAGGACGTTCCAGATGGACTACAACCTCTGCACAGCT ATGTGTAAGGACAACACGACCACGGGCCACGGGCCCAGCTGTCCCAAGTGCGGGGAGAAGATGCTGAAGCATTCGGACGAGGCCCTGAAAATCCTCGGGGGAGTCGGACTTTTCTTCAGCTTCACGGAG ATCCTCGGAGTCTTGCTAGCCATGCGCTACAGAAACCAGAAAGACCCTAGAGCAAATCCCAGTGCCTTCTTATAG